Within the Oncorhynchus masou masou isolate Uvic2021 chromosome 1, UVic_Omas_1.1, whole genome shotgun sequence genome, the region ATATCGACATCCATTGACGGAAAATAATCTGGAGAGATTAATAAAGGCGATTCATGTATGTTCTCTTGCAACATTCCTATACTTGGAAGAATTATTATTTTAATGGAAAACTGAATTTTGGTTCTTAACTCACTTCGTAAAAAAAGTACGTAGATATTCCTTAATTCGCTCGATAAAATTATGGGAAAAGGCTTTCATGGATAAATGTGGCAACTGAGGCTGCAAAACAACATTTTAGGGCTAGTTTTCAGACCTTGTGGGCAGTTTTTCAGAGGTCATTGGGTTAGACATTTTACTAGACCTGGCAACACTGCTTGGCTTGTTTAATTACCCTAAAGTTGTAGACATCCTGCCCCAAAAGAGAGAACGTTATCACAAGTCAGTTCGTAAATCAGCATGTTTCTCCGCGATCAATATATTGTAACGCTGAGTCAGCTGATTCGGGACACAGACAGCATAGCTGCTAACGTTACAAGCTAGCTAGTTTTTGGTAGAAGCATTCAGCATTGTGTGTGCAGCATAATATAGCTAGTTGGTAAGTAACATTCCATTCATTGTATACGAAGTGTGACTGGCTCAGCTATCATACTAGGTCTTCCCATAGACGCCCAGGCATTGAGCTGACGACTATCCATATGGGCTAACACTACCATGTGCTAACACAATGGAAACATTTTCGACGGGATAGCTAAACACTGTCTGCATCAAGCGTGGGTTGACGAATTAAAGTTTGATACACTTTACATTCGCATTACCTGATATCCGAGTATGATAACGTCTCCACATAATATCAAATCATACCATCACAATAGTCTTCACTGTTCATCATCATTGGTTGACTGTTGTCGTCCGCCGCCACAGATCGCCTATCTTTTGATGCTGCCGCGCTACTATACTCGTTCAGGTGTTTGCTACGCAAATGCCTTAGCATGTTCGTGGTGTGGCCGCAATGAAGGACGGTCTCCAAACACAGCAGACAAGTCACTTTTTTCTCATCTACGGCTCTGAAAAAAGACCAAACGACACTTCGCTTTCTCGGCGCCATCTTCCCATAAACGTCTCGTcagtcgtcactagttaccacagcctcAATGTCATAACGCTAGCCATTTCTAGAATCTATCTTATTAAAACCTggttttaaacctaaccttaaatgaagaccacatttttattttcatgaatgttacgATATATCCCTTTTGACTTTGTGGTTGTGGTAACTAATAGACGTCTCGTCAGCAACACAAAAAAAGGTACTTCCGGGTCACGGAATTTCTGAAAAGTTCTAAAGTCACCGAGAGTCGACTGTTCGACCCGATTGTGTATTTGTGCACATGCGCTTGGCTAGCCACGTGTGATCAGGGATTTCTATTGAAAAGCAGAGTGTTTATCTTCACTTTGTCTTTGATTTGTGTCACATGCTGAAAATTGGCAGCAATCGCGTCATAGCACTGCGTATGCAACAAAATGCACAACCGAAATTGCTGACATGCCAGAACATTTTCGGGACATCTGACAGGGGTCTGGCGAACAGAACAACCATCATAGGAGAGTCCTTGACCCGCTCAAACTACACGAGTCCCGTATGTTCTGATCCTAGCCGGAGTTCTTATGATCCTAGGCCAAATGCAGAGGATTTTACCCCGATCATGAAAATTTGTCTGGAACGGCAGAACATGGCAAAATCGTGTAGCGTATGCATGGTACCTAAGTGGTTGCGAGTTGCTTGAATGCTGGAAAATGACACTTCACAGGCGTTTTGCTGCCACCTATCGTATTTGCAGTCTTCATCGAAAGTCTGCAGCAGAGGACTGAAACCTCGATCTCGTTTAAATTAGCAACATTGTGATGCAGTGCACTTTTGGTCGGTCAAATTGTACATCCAACATTTGAATGAGACCCCAATTCCTAGGGGGAGATTGGAGGCATCATTCAATTAACATTGTGTTATGTTTTACTTTACACTACTGGAAGACATTTAATCAGTAATTTTTGAAAATCGTCACTTCTGAGTAAATTAAACACGCACGGAGGCAGCAATAAGACTGTGATATTTATTAACTTGGGAAGTAACACGAGAGCACAGTATGTTTTCACAGCCGCTGTCCCCCCACTGAAAACAAAATCACAGGTATTGTGTGTAACAGTGATAACACCAAGTAAAACTAAAATGATAACTTAAAAACACAATATAAATATTCATTAACAAACTTATAGCTTATTAGACACATTTACACTTCCTGAACACATTACTTAAATAAAAAGCATACAGCCTTAGTAAAACGCAAAAGTAAAAAAGAAATAAATACAGTAGTCTTTCCACCATATAGTCGGACACATTCTATTCACAGGCTTGTACGCAGCATAGGTTGTAGTAGCATTTTAGCAGTGCAGGAGATGCTGATATGGAATATGGGATCAACAAGCAATATAATAAAATATACATCAAATAACTGAAAGTCAAGGGCGGTTGCATACGAGTAACTCTGCTGTGATGGCAGTCTGATGATGATACGCATCTCCTTGTAAACTCTACGAGAAGTTGTAAAGTTAGATTTGTTATGAAATTCTTGAGTTAGTAAGTTACTCTTAAAAATAACAGTTTGTGTATAGTACACATGTATAAGAGATAATCCTACATTTCATCTGTGACATATGTAAACAACTCCAAACATTTCTTACATCAGCAGAAGTAGTGAGGCACAGTGAGAAACTGTAGTGTGAATACTTAACACTTCCTCCTTCAAGGTGTTCACTGATTAGACAGGAATGTGTGTGGGTAAGGTGAACGAGGGTCGGATTGGctggaaaatgtaaaaaaacaaacacaggcatgcacacacaaaaaCTCTGCTCTGAAGAAGAGTTGACATCAAGTAGAAGGTGTGCCCTCTAGTCTGCCTGGCTGTGGCTGCTTGCAGGACAGGATGCTGTGGCTTTGAGTGTGTTCCTTATGCACGGAAGAGGTCACCAGACACAGGGTAGTAGTTGATAGGGGACAGTCTCCTCAGGATAGGCCATAGAGGCTGTCTGAAGGTCATTTATATTagtatgtgtgtatataaacGAGTACTCAGTTCTTGTTTCTCTGCAGCGCCTCACAGAGGTTTTGGTTGGGATCTGGTTCCTGTGTCATGACCTCCACACTTTCCCACTCTCCGCTGCGGCTTGACCGTTTCACCGCTTCCACCACCGTCTGCACATACAGCCCATCCTCAAACGTCGACGCCATGGCAACTGGACCCCGCGCCCACGACCGACGCTCTTCCTGTGCCTGGAAAGCATCTTTTAGAGCCTTAACCATGGAACCTAGCCCCCGCAGGTGTGGCAGGGGGACATCCTTGACCTCTTGTCCTGTCCCTTCGCTGTCCCCTAGCAGCAGCTCCTCCCTGTTCCCTCCATTTCGCTGCCCATACAGCTCTGTCCCCCTGGCAATCAGCCTCCCTGCTGACCCAACAACCATCACCTCGTGGACAAAGGCCCCCGGCATGTTGAAGTTCAGAGTCACAGTGCAGCACACTCCTGACCCAGTCCCAGGTCCAGAACCTCCCATCAGCATCTGGAAGAAACAGAAGTCATCACTGGTGACTCGGCGGATCCCGCGGATCGCTCCATTCTGCCGCACAAACGTCCTGAGAAGGCCATGCACCCGTATCGCACGTGCTCCCATCAGGTGACTCAGCAGGTCCACGAGGGTAGAGCCAACTGTGTGGAGTCCGCCACCCCCCATCAGCTCCTCGCAGGTCCAGCCGTATGATTGATCAAGCAGACTGGGGCCATAGACGCGGGCGTCACACACCTGCAGCTCACCCACGTATCCCTCTGCCAGCAGCTGTCGCATTGCTACGAATGCCGGGAGGAAGCGCAGAGCATTACCCACAATGCTCAGCAACTGGGGGTAGTACCGCGCCGCAGTCACCATCTTGAACGCGTCCACAGCGGTAGCAGCCTTCTCACATACCACATTCTTACCTAtccctgagagagaaagagagagagatgttcctgAAAAGCACCTCTATGCTTCAATAACCACCATGTGTGTATGTAGGTTGTGGCACTAtttattaactgtgtgtgtgtgtctatgtgcaaATATAACCTCAGCCCTGACCTTAAAGCCCCACCCAACTAAGGGGTTCCACCAATTGACACAACACAGAAGGAGGAAGGACATACTGTCCAGACCCCTCtgccgcgcacacacacacaaagagcaaGTCCCTCCCCCAGAGCAGGGAGGGACCTGCCGGTTGTTGGACACACTCTTAGGAAGCAGGAACTAAAGCAGGAAGCTAAGGTCAACGCTCAGGAATTCACCCAGATAAGACAGTCAATTCACCTCCTCTGACATCATAACCTACCTCAAAACCTCAAAACTCACGATTCAGTTAAAGCTTATTGGCAACTATTGTAAATCATTCAGAATACagtgaaagagtgagaaagaggaaaagagagcCTCAGCcatggagagggaaagagatggggggggggggggtatgcgaGGTATGAGTCCAGACAGATTAGAAGAGGAATGCAGCCAGTATCAGTGTTCAGAGACTGTACTGTTTGTGGAAGCATCGCTTCCCTACGGCCTCGTCAATTACTTGTGTGCTATGAAAGCACAGTAAGAGTATTTTGTGTGTTTGCTGAGTGTTGGGTAGGCACTGTGCCAACATTTGTGGTGTAAACACTGGGATTGTTACTGTGATTACCAACACTCTCCCACGGGGCAGGGGCAGGAAAGAGCCCCAGTCTGCCACACTTCCTGGGTGGGGCTGGACACTATAGAACccaactgtgtctgtgtgtgtacaagCGTGCATGCATTTGTGTTGTCTTACCCAGGGCTTTGACGGCAATCTGCCGTGTGAGTGGGGGTGAGATGTAGATGCAGACCAGGTCAACATCAGGGTGCAATAAGACATCGTCTGATTGGCTGGTGTGAAACGGAATGCCCAGCTCCTGCGCCAGGGATCTtgcctcctcctcacttctccccCAGAGCGCACGTACCTCAAACCCTTCCCCCCGCAGCAATGGAACTAGCATCCGTGCCGTACTCCCTGTGccaaacacaccaacaccagGCAACATTGCTGCCACTCCTCTTCACTGTATGTCTGGTCTGCACCACACAGACACGCAAGCATCCCAACGTCGTCCTACTCCCACCACTCTTCTCTCACAGTGGTACTATCTGCCGTATGCTATTGCCTGGCAACAAAGAAAATgttttataattattattatgtacAATGGAGACTAAACGTTGTTTTACTTTTACATATATTGCACGATTTTGAACGTCCACGACTACCTGCTCCTCTGTCCAACTATCTACAGATTGTAAGACCAGATGTGATTTAACCAAAGATTTTTGGTATCCATTACTGCGAGTTACAGGCTTGCCTATAAAACACGTTGCCAGAGGTTTTTCAACTAACCTGGTATTGATTGAGATAGATGGGTACACCCCAAAGTGTTGCATGTCACAATGACACTCATGTCTCGATCAGTGAGAGAAGATTTGAAATAGACAAGATGGCGCCGTACACATTGTTGGATTACTTCATGGAGAAAAACATTTATTAATTTTAACAATGGGGAATTTTCGAAATTCAAAACGCACCACCTGCAACTGGACATTTTAGAAGATACGTTTGGCTGAATCGAGAATTAGGAGTGTCGCCAATGCCAGGTTAGTTGAAACTTATTCTCTAAAACAATTTGATATTCATACCCATGGTTCTATGGCTGATAACCAAGTAGTTCACACTACAGAACAGCAAAG harbors:
- the LOC135549631 gene encoding glucose-fructose oxidoreductase domain-containing protein 2-like is translated as MLPGVGVFGTGSTARMLVPLLRGEGFEVRALWGRSEEEARSLAQELGIPFHTSQSDDVLLHPDVDLVCIYISPPLTRQIAVKALGIGKNVVCEKAATAVDAFKMVTAARYYPQLLSIVGNALRFLPAFVAMRQLLAEGYVGELQVCDARVYGPSLLDQSYGWTCEELMGGGGLHTVGSTLVDLLSHLMGARAIRVHGLLRTFVRQNGAIRGIRRVTSDDFCFFQMLMGGSGPGTGSGVCCTVTLNFNMPGAFVHEVMVVGSAGRLIARGTELYGQRNGGNREELLLGDSEGTGQEVKDVPLPHLRGLGSMVKALKDAFQAQEERRSWARGPVAMASTFEDGLYVQTVVEAVKRSSRSGEWESVEVMTQEPDPNQNLCEALQRNKN